From the genome of Mastomys coucha isolate ucsf_1 unplaced genomic scaffold, UCSF_Mcou_1 pScaffold6, whole genome shotgun sequence, one region includes:
- the Entpd5 gene encoding ectonucleoside triphosphate diphosphohydrolase 5, protein MATSWGAIFMLIIACVGSTVFYREQQTWFEGVFLSSMCPINVSAGTFYGIMFDAGSTGTRIHVYTFVQKTAGQLPFLEGEIFESVKPGLSAFVDQPKQGAETVQELLEIAKDSIPRSHWERTPVVLKATAGLRLLPEQKAQALLLEVEEIFKNSPFLVPDDSVSIMDGSYEGLLAWVTVNFLTGQLHGRGQETVGTLDLGGASTQITFLPQFEKTLEQTPRGYLTSFEMFNSTFKLYTHSYLGFGLKAARLATLGALEAEGTAGRTFRSACLPRWLEAEWIFGGVKYQYGGNQEGEMGFEPCYAEVLRVVQGKLHQPEEIRGSSFYAFSYYYDRAVDTDLIDYEKGGVLKVEDFERKAREVCDNLESFSSGSPFLCMDLSYITALLKDGFGFADGTLLQLTKKVNNIETGWALGATFHLLQSLGITS, encoded by the exons ATGGCCACTTCCTGGGGGGCCATCTTCATGCTGATCATAGCCTGCGTTGGCAGCACTGTCTTCTACAGAGAACAACAGACTTGGTTTGAGGGTGTCTTCTTGTCTTCCATGTGCCCCATTAATGTCAGTGCCGGCACCTTTTATGGAATTATGTTTGATGCGGGCAGCACTGGAACTCGGATTCATGTTTACACTTTTGTGCAGAAAACAGCAG GACAGCTCCCGTTTCTGGAAGGTGAAATTTTTGAGTCTGTGAAGCCAGGACTTTCTGCTTTTGTGGATCAACCCAAACAG GGTGCTGAGACCGTTCAGGAGCTCTTGGAGATAGCCAAAGACTCAATCCCCAGAAGTCACTGGGAGAGGACCCCAGTGGTTCTGAAAGCAACAGCCGGACTGCGTCTGCTGCCAGAGCAGAAAGCCCAGGCTCTGCTCTTGGAG GTAGAGGAGATCTTCAAGAATTCACCTTTCCTGGTCCCAGATGACAGTGTTAGCATCATGGATGGGTCCTATGAAG GCTTACTAGCTTGGGTGACGGTGAACTTTCTAACAg GTCAGCTGCATGGCCGTGGCCAGGAAACTGTGGGGACCCTTGACCTGGGGGGTGCCTCCACCCAAATCACGTTTCTACCCCAGTTTGAG AAAACCCTGGAACAAACACCTAGGGGCTACCTCACTTCCTTTGAGATGTTTAACAGCACGTTTAAGCTCTATACACATAG TTACTTGGGATTTGGACTGAAAGCTGCAAGACTGGCAACTCTGGGAGCCCTGGAAGCAGAAG GGACTGCTGGACGTACGTTCCGAAGCGCCTGTTTACCAAGATGGTTGGAAGCAGAGTGGATCTTTGGGGGTGTGAAATACCAGTACGGTGGTAACCAAGAAG GGGAGATGGGCTTTGAACCCTGCTATGCAGAAGTACTGAGGGTAGTACAAGGAAAACTTCATCAGCCGGAAGAGATTCGAGGGAGCTCCTTTTATGCTTTCTCCTACTATTATGATCGAGCTGTCGATACGGACTTGATTG ATTATGAAAAGGGCGGTGTTTTAAAAGTTGAAGATTTTGAAAGAAAAGCCAGAGAAG TGTGTGACAACTTGGAGAGCTTTTCCTCGGGCAGCCCTTTCCTCTGCATGGATCTCAGTTACATCACAGCCTTACTGAAAGATGGCTTCGGCTTTGCCGATGGCACCCTCTTACAG